From one Drosophila subpulchrella strain 33 F10 #4 breed RU33 chromosome 3L, RU_Dsub_v1.1 Primary Assembly, whole genome shotgun sequence genomic stretch:
- the LOC119553302 gene encoding NAD(+) hydrolase sarm1 isoform X2 codes for MGNRLSGLWCKKTTLSITHEEQPNPRETRNDKGPRNSNKSNRNRTKSSGSSDGRGTFRLGSVRRLSLRDNPRKSIKTPLDKPNISTIEQTFQELTKPADLDPNMKVNAQLMPTVKMTDFSDSSPSGVLSPASSLIENFHKKNSSPQPLGSSSTVTTVIPSSLNGSAVGVGNGVGGVVASSTNGRQINTSSSSCSSLKETSHQSTSTSQQVVNSSSSTTTRVEKKSQRLHHHITSSSSSSSTTQALSTSSEMKAAEIKRDLTNIQKSMSEINDLAKERITGGPGSISTTSTSALTAPSTMSQMTTTRLTPKLTSAHPSIDDLRGLSSQDKITQLQKKLRASFENLVDDDDSNVIVTHPDDDDCPHNHFGSGLNLSHPAAAQLSASGLSGSNKTIDTIKFQEKSMKTESKTKVVTDGFSSEQATSNSAEMKRLQAGDIDYQESKGASAMRNRLEMDGVKTEENAAVIKEALSLRTGDITQQASNNVAASSITVQSENFSADKKAISQSQQSQTMTSNGIISQEKHVSSASQANYSMSHKGVSSTGSSMITSSSQMSAMNGQMLKLNDLKLDDLKSLTAGSGQQEIEQTINKYSNMLTSIVSSLQEDERGGSAIATHEVGAKKSQYLEKINEVIRRAWAVPTHGHELGYSLCNSLRQSGGLDLLMKNCVKPDLQFSSAQLLEQCLTTENRKHVVDNGLDKVVNVACVCTKNSNMEHSRVGTGILEHLFKHSEGTCSDVIRLGGLDAVLFECRTSDLETLRHCASALANLSLYGGAENQEEMILRKVPMWLFPLAFHNDDNIKYYACLAIAVLVANKEIEAEVLKSGCLDLVEPFVTSHDPSAFARSNLAHAHGQSKHWLKRLVPVLSSNREEARNLAAFHFCMEAGIKREQGNTDIFREINAIEALKTVASCPNAIASKFAAQALRLIGETVPHKLSQQVPLWSVEDVQEWVKQIGFNDYIDKFNESQVDGDLLLKLNQDNLRADIGIGNGILLKRFERELQNLKRMADYSSKDTAKMHQFLSEIGTDYCTYTYAMLNAGIDKCALPHVNEDMLMTECGIHNSIHRLRILNAVKNLENSLPSSSEENMAKTLDVFVSYRRSNGSQLASLLKVHLQLRGFSVFIDVERLEAGKFDNGLLNSIRQAKNFVLVLTPDALHRCINDEDCKDWVHREIVAALNSNCNIIPIMDQHFDWPEVERLPEDMRSVAHFNGVSWIHDYQDACIDKLERFLRGEKNIDRIAAMVPGTPGSVSYQRMHSNDSDYQSGGAGGGSGAGTGGGGGGAGSVVDGLIAAANGSGQANHQANRYRQSPSPARQRGSTSQLSGYSRAPSKRSQILTPYRTQQAALLHKSGAGSASMQNMTPLAYLPPRRSSAAGLGHGSGSGMGSGYRSHSVDGLLDQAGSTPDQRIAAAAAKVTAGSTALTNASSTSTLQPEEEEAEAPLGDSVTRRDKHTLSPPGNVQQHRKSRSLDHILSKQTLAELLPPSSEPADGTQSMQNLAIPMTPQPQRRETSSSSKSPTPERQPQPARESERVRERQSPDGVSATESEREDQPDGCLRRGNQQRASASVHRGASMTSNKTSNSSLGSNYSAGGNNKTIFNRTMKKVRSLMKNNELEDEELSGIILSKATSPNAGRMIFW; via the exons ATGACAGACTTCTCGGATAGTTCGCCCAGTGGGGTTTTGAGTCCCGCCTCCTCCCTGATCGAGAATTTCCACAAGAAGAACAGCTCACCCCAACCACTGGGCAGCAGTAGCACAGTAACCACAGTAATCCCCTCGTCCTTGAATGGATCTGCAGTGGGAGTGGGCAATGGGGTGGGTGGTGTGGTGGCCAGCTCCACGAATGGCAGGCAAATTAACACCAGTTCCAGTTCATGCAGTAGTCTTAAGGAAACCTCACACCAGTCCACATCCACATCACAACAG GTTGTCaatagcagcagcagcacaacGACGCGGGTGGAGAAGAAGTCCCAGCGCCTGCACCACCACATAACCTCCTCATCCTCCAGCTCCTCAACCACCCAGGCTCTGTCCACCTCATCCGAGATGAAGGCGGCGGAAATCAAGCGAGATCTCACAAACATCCAGAAGTCCATGTCGGAAATCAACGATCTGGCCAAGGAGCGGATCACCGGTGGACCTGGATCCATTAGCACCACCTCAACCTCGGCGCTCACAGCGCCCAGCACAATGTCCCAGATGACGACGACCAGGCTAACGCCCAAACTCACGTCGGCCCATCCGTCGATCGACGATCTCAGGGGTCTCAGCAGCCAGGACAAGATCACCCAGCTGCAAAAGAA ACTTCGCGCCTCGTTCGAGAACCTAGTGGACGACGATGACAGCAATGTGATCGTGACCCACCCGGATGACGACGACTGCCCGCACAACCACTTTGGCAGCGGCCTCAACCTCAGTCATCCCGCCGCCGCCCAGCTGAGTGCCAGTGGGCTGAGCGGGTCGAACAAGACCATCGACACGATCAAGTTCCAGGAGAAGAGCATGAAGACCGAGTCCAAGACCAAGGTGGTCACCGATGGCTTCAGCTCCGAACAGGCCACCAGCAACTCGGCGGAGATGAAGCGGCTGCAGGCCGGAGATATAGACTATCAGGAAAGCAAGGGCGCGTCGGCGATGAGAAATCGGTTGGAGATGGATGGTGTCAAGACGGAGGAGAATGCAGCCGTTATCAAA GAAGCGCTCTCCCTGCGCACCGGCGACATCACCCAGCAGGCGAGCAACAATGTGGCCGCTTCCAGTATTACAGTGCAGAGCGAGAACTTCTCCGCGGACAAGAAGGCGATCTCCCAGTCGCAACAGTCGCAGACGATGACCTCCAACGGTATAATTAGCCAGGAGAAGCACGTGTCCTCCGCCTCGCAGGCCAACTACTCGATGTCCCACAAAGGCGTCTCCAGCACCGGCAGCAGCATGATCACCAGCTCCTCCCAGATGTCCGCGATGAATGGCCAGATGCTGAAGCTTAACGATCTCAAGCTGGACGACCTCAAGTCCCTGACAGCGGGCAGTGGTCAGCAGGAGATCGAGCAGACCATCAACAAGTATTCCAACATGCTTACCTCGATAGTGAGCTCCTTGCAGGAGGACGAGCGAGGTGGTAGTGCCATAGCCACCCATGAGGTGGGTGCCAAGAAGTCCCAGTACCTGGAGAAGATCAACGAGGTTATCCGGAGGGCCTGGGCGGTGCCCACACATGGCCACGAGCTGGGCTACTCGCTGTGCAACTCCCTGCGCCAGAGTGGCGGCCTTGATCTTCTCATGAAGAACTGCGTCAAGCCCGATCTTCAGTTCTCCTCCGCCCAACTGCTCGAGCAGTGTCTGACCACCGAGAACCGCAAGCATGTGGTGGACAATGGTCTGGATAAGGTCGTTAATGTGGCCTGTGTCTGCACCAAGAACTCGAATATGGAGCACTCCCGTGTCGGCACTGGCATCCTGGAACATCTGTTCAAGCACTCGGAGGGCACTTGCTCGGATGTGATAAGGCTAGGAGGTCTGGATGCCGTACTCTTTGAGTGCCGCACCAGCGATTTGGAGACCCTGCGTCACTGCGCCAGTGCCCTGGCCAATCTGTCGCTCTACGGAGGAGCCGAGAACCAGGAGGAGATGATACTGCGCAAGGTGCCCATGTGGCTGTTCCCGTTGGCCTTCCACAACGATGATAACATCAAGTACTACGCCTGTCTGGCCATTGCCGTGCTGGTGGCCAACAAGGAGATTGAAGCGGAGGTGCTGAAGTCCGGATGCTTGGACCTCGTGGAACCCTTTGTCACCTCCCACGATCCCTCGGCCTTTGCGAGATCCAATCTGGCCCATGCCCACGGGCAGAGCAAACATTGGCTGAAGAGATTGGTCCCAGTTCTGAGTTCCAATCGCGAGGAAGCACGCAATCTGGCTGCCTTCCATTTCTGCATGGAGGCGGGGATCAAGAGGGAGCAGGGCAACACCGACATCTTCCGGGAGATCAATGCCATTGAAGCCTTGAAGACGGTGGCCAGTTGCCCCAATGCCATTGCCTCCAAGTTTGCCGCTCAGGCCTTGAGATTAATCGGAGAGACAGTGCCGCATAAGCTATCGCAACAGGTTCCCCTGTGGTCCGTGGAGGATGTGCAGGAGTGGGTGAAGCAGATCGGATTCAATGACTACATCGACAAGTTCAACGAGTCCCAGGTGGACGGTGATCTGCTCCTTAAACTCAACCAGGATAACCTACGCGCTGACATTGGCATTGGTAATGGAATTCTGCTGAAGCGTTTCGAACGCGAGTTGCAGAATCTCAAGCGGATGGCCGACTACTCATCGAAGGACACGGCCAAGATGCACCAGTTTCTCTCGGAGATCGGCACTGATTACTGCACCTACACGTATGCCATGCTGAATGCCGGGATCGATAAGTGTGCCTTGCCACATGTTAATGAGGATATGCTGATGACGGAGTGTGGCATCCACAATTCGATTCATCGTCTGAGGATCCTCAATGCTGTGAAGAACCTGGAGAACTCGCTGCCCAGCTCGTCGGAGGAGAATATGGCCAAGACACTGGATGTCTTTGTTAGCTACCGACgatccaatggctcccagctGGCCAGTCTGCTCAAG GTTCACCTGCAGCTGCGTGGCTTCTCCGTGTTCATCGACGTGGAGCGTCTGGAGGCGGGAAAATTCGATAACGGCCTATTGAACAGTATTCGGCAGGCAAAGAACTTTGTCTTAGTATTAACGCCCGATGCCCTGCATCGCTGTATCAACGACGAGGACTGCAAGGATTGGGTGCATCGA GAAATCGTGGCTGCCCTGAACTCCAACTGCAACATCATACCGATCATGGATCAGCACTTCGATTGGCCCGAGGTGGAACGACTGCCGGAGGACATGCGCAGTGTGGCGCACTTCAACGGGGTTAGTTGGATCCACGACTACCAGGATGCATGCATCGATAAGCTCGAAAG ATTTTTGCGCGGCGAAAAGAATATCGATCGCATTGCGGCGATGGTGCCCGGCACCCCCGGTTCGGTCTCATACCAAAGAATGCACAGCAACGACTCCGACTACCAGAGCGGAGGAGCAGGCGGTGGATCGGGAGCAGGAactggaggaggaggtggtggcGCAGGCAGTGTGGTGGATGGCCTGATAGCGGCGGCCAATGGCAGCGGACAAG CTAATCACCAGGCAAATAGGTACCGCCAATCCCCCTCACCAGCCCGCCAAAGGGGCAGCACCTCGCAGCTGAGTGGTTACTCCCGGGCGCCCTCGAAACGCTCCCAGATCCTGACCCCCTATCGCACCCAGCAGGCGGCCCTGCTCCACAAATCGGGCGCGGGTTCCGCGTCCATGCAAAATATGACGCCGTTGGCGTATCTTCCACCGCGTCGAAGCTCGGCGGCGGGATTGGGTCATGGATCTGGTTCCGGCATGGGCAGTGGCTATCGATCGCACAGCGTGGACGGGTTGCTCGACCAGGCGGGCTCTACGCCTGACCAAAGGAtagcagcggcggcggccaAGGTGACAGCTGGGAGTACAGCCCTAACGAATGCCAGTTCCACAAGCACTCTGCAACCCGAAGAAGAGGAGGCGGAAGCTCCCTTGGGTGATTCGGTGACCCGGCGGGACAAGCACACCCTATCGCCACCGGGGAATGTCCAGCAGCACAGGAAGTCCCGTAGTCTGGACCACATCCTTAGCAAACAGACGCTTGCCGAACTGCTGCCCCCGAGTAGCGAACCGGCAGATGGAACGCAGAGCATGCAGAATCTGGCCATTCCAATGACCCCGCAACCCCAGCGAAGGGAAACCAGCTCCTCCTCGAAATCGCCCACACCCGAAAGACAACCACAACCCGCGAGGGAGAGTGAAAGGGTTAGGGAACGCCAGAGTCCCGATGGTGTGAGTGCGACGGAAAGCGAGCGTGAGGATCAGCCGGATGGGTGTCTGCGACGTGGCAATCAACAGAGGGCTTCGGCCTCGGTCCATCGCGGAGCCAGTATGACCAGCAACAAGACCTCCAACTCTTCGCTGGGCTCCAACTACAGTGCCGGGGGAAACAACAAGACGATCTTCAATCGAACGATGAAGAAGGTCCGCTCGCTGATGAAAAA CAACGAACTGGAGGACGAGGAACTGTCGGGCATCATTCTGTCCAAGGCCACCTCCCCCAATGCCGGGCGCATGATATTTTGGTAG
- the LOC119553302 gene encoding NAD(+) hydrolase sarm1 isoform X3 — protein sequence MVVTSTRSPLLAQTQPANAPSGGSHTSAALRSRLIFPRQHYQMTDFSDSSPSGVLSPASSLIENFHKKNSSPQPLGSSSTVTTVIPSSLNGSAVGVGNGVGGVVASSTNGRQINTSSSSCSSLKETSHQSTSTSQQVVNSSSSTTTRVEKKSQRLHHHITSSSSSSSTTQALSTSSEMKAAEIKRDLTNIQKSMSEINDLAKERITGGPGSISTTSTSALTAPSTMSQMTTTRLTPKLTSAHPSIDDLRGLSSQDKITQLQKKLRASFENLVDDDDSNVIVTHPDDDDCPHNHFGSGLNLSHPAAAQLSASGLSGSNKTIDTIKFQEKSMKTESKTKVVTDGFSSEQATSNSAEMKRLQAGDIDYQESKGASAMRNRLEMDGVKTEENAAVIKEALSLRTGDITQQASNNVAASSITVQSENFSADKKAISQSQQSQTMTSNGIISQEKHVSSASQANYSMSHKGVSSTGSSMITSSSQMSAMNGQMLKLNDLKLDDLKSLTAGSGQQEIEQTINKYSNMLTSIVSSLQEDERGGSAIATHEVGAKKSQYLEKINEVIRRAWAVPTHGHELGYSLCNSLRQSGGLDLLMKNCVKPDLQFSSAQLLEQCLTTENRKHVVDNGLDKVVNVACVCTKNSNMEHSRVGTGILEHLFKHSEGTCSDVIRLGGLDAVLFECRTSDLETLRHCASALANLSLYGGAENQEEMILRKVPMWLFPLAFHNDDNIKYYACLAIAVLVANKEIEAEVLKSGCLDLVEPFVTSHDPSAFARSNLAHAHGQSKHWLKRLVPVLSSNREEARNLAAFHFCMEAGIKREQGNTDIFREINAIEALKTVASCPNAIASKFAAQALRLIGETVPHKLSQQVPLWSVEDVQEWVKQIGFNDYIDKFNESQVDGDLLLKLNQDNLRADIGIGNGILLKRFERELQNLKRMADYSSKDTAKMHQFLSEIGTDYCTYTYAMLNAGIDKCALPHVNEDMLMTECGIHNSIHRLRILNAVKNLENSLPSSSEENMAKTLDVFVSYRRSNGSQLASLLKVHLQLRGFSVFIDVERLEAGKFDNGLLNSIRQAKNFVLVLTPDALHRCINDEDCKDWVHREIVAALNSNCNIIPIMDQHFDWPEVERLPEDMRSVAHFNGVSWIHDYQDACIDKLERFLRGEKNIDRIAAMVPGTPGSVSYQRMHSNDSDYQSGGAGGGSGAGTGGGGGGAGSVVDGLIAAANGSGQANHQANRYRQSPSPARQRGSTSQLSGYSRAPSKRSQILTPYRTQQAALLHKSGAGSASMQNMTPLAYLPPRRSSAAGLGHGSGSGMGSGYRSHSVDGLLDQAGSTPDQRIAAAAAKVTAGSTALTNASSTSTLQPEEEEAEAPLGDSVTRRDKHTLSPPGNVQQHRKSRSLDHILSKQTLAELLPPSSEPADGTQSMQNLAIPMTPQPQRRETSSSSKSPTPERQPQPARESERVRERQSPDGVSATESEREDQPDGCLRRGNQQRASASVHRGASMTSNKTSNSSLGSNYSAGGNNKTIFNRTMKKVRSLMKNNELEDEELSGIILSKATSPNAGRMIFW from the exons ATGACAGACTTCTCGGATAGTTCGCCCAGTGGGGTTTTGAGTCCCGCCTCCTCCCTGATCGAGAATTTCCACAAGAAGAACAGCTCACCCCAACCACTGGGCAGCAGTAGCACAGTAACCACAGTAATCCCCTCGTCCTTGAATGGATCTGCAGTGGGAGTGGGCAATGGGGTGGGTGGTGTGGTGGCCAGCTCCACGAATGGCAGGCAAATTAACACCAGTTCCAGTTCATGCAGTAGTCTTAAGGAAACCTCACACCAGTCCACATCCACATCACAACAG GTTGTCaatagcagcagcagcacaacGACGCGGGTGGAGAAGAAGTCCCAGCGCCTGCACCACCACATAACCTCCTCATCCTCCAGCTCCTCAACCACCCAGGCTCTGTCCACCTCATCCGAGATGAAGGCGGCGGAAATCAAGCGAGATCTCACAAACATCCAGAAGTCCATGTCGGAAATCAACGATCTGGCCAAGGAGCGGATCACCGGTGGACCTGGATCCATTAGCACCACCTCAACCTCGGCGCTCACAGCGCCCAGCACAATGTCCCAGATGACGACGACCAGGCTAACGCCCAAACTCACGTCGGCCCATCCGTCGATCGACGATCTCAGGGGTCTCAGCAGCCAGGACAAGATCACCCAGCTGCAAAAGAA ACTTCGCGCCTCGTTCGAGAACCTAGTGGACGACGATGACAGCAATGTGATCGTGACCCACCCGGATGACGACGACTGCCCGCACAACCACTTTGGCAGCGGCCTCAACCTCAGTCATCCCGCCGCCGCCCAGCTGAGTGCCAGTGGGCTGAGCGGGTCGAACAAGACCATCGACACGATCAAGTTCCAGGAGAAGAGCATGAAGACCGAGTCCAAGACCAAGGTGGTCACCGATGGCTTCAGCTCCGAACAGGCCACCAGCAACTCGGCGGAGATGAAGCGGCTGCAGGCCGGAGATATAGACTATCAGGAAAGCAAGGGCGCGTCGGCGATGAGAAATCGGTTGGAGATGGATGGTGTCAAGACGGAGGAGAATGCAGCCGTTATCAAA GAAGCGCTCTCCCTGCGCACCGGCGACATCACCCAGCAGGCGAGCAACAATGTGGCCGCTTCCAGTATTACAGTGCAGAGCGAGAACTTCTCCGCGGACAAGAAGGCGATCTCCCAGTCGCAACAGTCGCAGACGATGACCTCCAACGGTATAATTAGCCAGGAGAAGCACGTGTCCTCCGCCTCGCAGGCCAACTACTCGATGTCCCACAAAGGCGTCTCCAGCACCGGCAGCAGCATGATCACCAGCTCCTCCCAGATGTCCGCGATGAATGGCCAGATGCTGAAGCTTAACGATCTCAAGCTGGACGACCTCAAGTCCCTGACAGCGGGCAGTGGTCAGCAGGAGATCGAGCAGACCATCAACAAGTATTCCAACATGCTTACCTCGATAGTGAGCTCCTTGCAGGAGGACGAGCGAGGTGGTAGTGCCATAGCCACCCATGAGGTGGGTGCCAAGAAGTCCCAGTACCTGGAGAAGATCAACGAGGTTATCCGGAGGGCCTGGGCGGTGCCCACACATGGCCACGAGCTGGGCTACTCGCTGTGCAACTCCCTGCGCCAGAGTGGCGGCCTTGATCTTCTCATGAAGAACTGCGTCAAGCCCGATCTTCAGTTCTCCTCCGCCCAACTGCTCGAGCAGTGTCTGACCACCGAGAACCGCAAGCATGTGGTGGACAATGGTCTGGATAAGGTCGTTAATGTGGCCTGTGTCTGCACCAAGAACTCGAATATGGAGCACTCCCGTGTCGGCACTGGCATCCTGGAACATCTGTTCAAGCACTCGGAGGGCACTTGCTCGGATGTGATAAGGCTAGGAGGTCTGGATGCCGTACTCTTTGAGTGCCGCACCAGCGATTTGGAGACCCTGCGTCACTGCGCCAGTGCCCTGGCCAATCTGTCGCTCTACGGAGGAGCCGAGAACCAGGAGGAGATGATACTGCGCAAGGTGCCCATGTGGCTGTTCCCGTTGGCCTTCCACAACGATGATAACATCAAGTACTACGCCTGTCTGGCCATTGCCGTGCTGGTGGCCAACAAGGAGATTGAAGCGGAGGTGCTGAAGTCCGGATGCTTGGACCTCGTGGAACCCTTTGTCACCTCCCACGATCCCTCGGCCTTTGCGAGATCCAATCTGGCCCATGCCCACGGGCAGAGCAAACATTGGCTGAAGAGATTGGTCCCAGTTCTGAGTTCCAATCGCGAGGAAGCACGCAATCTGGCTGCCTTCCATTTCTGCATGGAGGCGGGGATCAAGAGGGAGCAGGGCAACACCGACATCTTCCGGGAGATCAATGCCATTGAAGCCTTGAAGACGGTGGCCAGTTGCCCCAATGCCATTGCCTCCAAGTTTGCCGCTCAGGCCTTGAGATTAATCGGAGAGACAGTGCCGCATAAGCTATCGCAACAGGTTCCCCTGTGGTCCGTGGAGGATGTGCAGGAGTGGGTGAAGCAGATCGGATTCAATGACTACATCGACAAGTTCAACGAGTCCCAGGTGGACGGTGATCTGCTCCTTAAACTCAACCAGGATAACCTACGCGCTGACATTGGCATTGGTAATGGAATTCTGCTGAAGCGTTTCGAACGCGAGTTGCAGAATCTCAAGCGGATGGCCGACTACTCATCGAAGGACACGGCCAAGATGCACCAGTTTCTCTCGGAGATCGGCACTGATTACTGCACCTACACGTATGCCATGCTGAATGCCGGGATCGATAAGTGTGCCTTGCCACATGTTAATGAGGATATGCTGATGACGGAGTGTGGCATCCACAATTCGATTCATCGTCTGAGGATCCTCAATGCTGTGAAGAACCTGGAGAACTCGCTGCCCAGCTCGTCGGAGGAGAATATGGCCAAGACACTGGATGTCTTTGTTAGCTACCGACgatccaatggctcccagctGGCCAGTCTGCTCAAG GTTCACCTGCAGCTGCGTGGCTTCTCCGTGTTCATCGACGTGGAGCGTCTGGAGGCGGGAAAATTCGATAACGGCCTATTGAACAGTATTCGGCAGGCAAAGAACTTTGTCTTAGTATTAACGCCCGATGCCCTGCATCGCTGTATCAACGACGAGGACTGCAAGGATTGGGTGCATCGA GAAATCGTGGCTGCCCTGAACTCCAACTGCAACATCATACCGATCATGGATCAGCACTTCGATTGGCCCGAGGTGGAACGACTGCCGGAGGACATGCGCAGTGTGGCGCACTTCAACGGGGTTAGTTGGATCCACGACTACCAGGATGCATGCATCGATAAGCTCGAAAG ATTTTTGCGCGGCGAAAAGAATATCGATCGCATTGCGGCGATGGTGCCCGGCACCCCCGGTTCGGTCTCATACCAAAGAATGCACAGCAACGACTCCGACTACCAGAGCGGAGGAGCAGGCGGTGGATCGGGAGCAGGAactggaggaggaggtggtggcGCAGGCAGTGTGGTGGATGGCCTGATAGCGGCGGCCAATGGCAGCGGACAAG CTAATCACCAGGCAAATAGGTACCGCCAATCCCCCTCACCAGCCCGCCAAAGGGGCAGCACCTCGCAGCTGAGTGGTTACTCCCGGGCGCCCTCGAAACGCTCCCAGATCCTGACCCCCTATCGCACCCAGCAGGCGGCCCTGCTCCACAAATCGGGCGCGGGTTCCGCGTCCATGCAAAATATGACGCCGTTGGCGTATCTTCCACCGCGTCGAAGCTCGGCGGCGGGATTGGGTCATGGATCTGGTTCCGGCATGGGCAGTGGCTATCGATCGCACAGCGTGGACGGGTTGCTCGACCAGGCGGGCTCTACGCCTGACCAAAGGAtagcagcggcggcggccaAGGTGACAGCTGGGAGTACAGCCCTAACGAATGCCAGTTCCACAAGCACTCTGCAACCCGAAGAAGAGGAGGCGGAAGCTCCCTTGGGTGATTCGGTGACCCGGCGGGACAAGCACACCCTATCGCCACCGGGGAATGTCCAGCAGCACAGGAAGTCCCGTAGTCTGGACCACATCCTTAGCAAACAGACGCTTGCCGAACTGCTGCCCCCGAGTAGCGAACCGGCAGATGGAACGCAGAGCATGCAGAATCTGGCCATTCCAATGACCCCGCAACCCCAGCGAAGGGAAACCAGCTCCTCCTCGAAATCGCCCACACCCGAAAGACAACCACAACCCGCGAGGGAGAGTGAAAGGGTTAGGGAACGCCAGAGTCCCGATGGTGTGAGTGCGACGGAAAGCGAGCGTGAGGATCAGCCGGATGGGTGTCTGCGACGTGGCAATCAACAGAGGGCTTCGGCCTCGGTCCATCGCGGAGCCAGTATGACCAGCAACAAGACCTCCAACTCTTCGCTGGGCTCCAACTACAGTGCCGGGGGAAACAACAAGACGATCTTCAATCGAACGATGAAGAAGGTCCGCTCGCTGATGAAAAA CAACGAACTGGAGGACGAGGAACTGTCGGGCATCATTCTGTCCAAGGCCACCTCCCCCAATGCCGGGCGCATGATATTTTGGTAG